In Perognathus longimembris pacificus isolate PPM17 chromosome 3, ASM2315922v1, whole genome shotgun sequence, a single window of DNA contains:
- the LOC125347906 gene encoding zinc finger protein 844-like: protein MNVSNVGKPSLSLVILKHMKEFTCTRSPMSVSNVGKHLFLAVPLGDMKEITLERSPMGVSSVGKPSLPLITLKHMKEFTLERNPMDVSNVGRHLRFPVPFEDMKEFTLERNPMDVSSVGKHSCSLVTLKNMKEFTLERNPMGVSSVEKHSFFQVAFENMKRLMLEGNPNPKDVSIVGKPALPLDPLESMKEFSLEMNTTHIYSMGRHLLFPLSFKSLEEFTLDPTLSMTLCTSACLVSPPMSAFVDRDRNIVSKVPTKGSE from the exons ATGAATGTGAGCAATGTGGGGAAACCTTCCCTTTCTCTAGTTATCTTAAAGCACATGAAAGAATTCACATGCAcaagaagccctatgagtgtaaGCAATGTGGGAAAACATTTGTTTCTCGCGGTACCCTTGGGAGACATGAAAGaaatcacactggagagaagccctatgggtgtaagcagtgtgggaaaaccttcccttcctctcattaCTTTAAAGCACATGAAAgaattcacactggagagaaaccctatggatGTAAGCAATGTGGGAAGACATTTGCGTTTTCCTGTGCCCTTCGAAGACATGAAAgaattcacactggagagaaaccctatggatGTAAGCAGTGTGGGAAAACATTCATGCTCCCTCGTTACCTTGAAAAACATGAAAGAATTCAcattggagagaaaccctatgggtGTAAGCAGTGTggaaaaacattcattttttcAAGTGGCCTTCGAAAACATGAAAAGACTCATGCTGGAGGGAAACCCAAACCCTAAGGATGTAAGCATTGTGGGAAAACCTGCTCTTCCTTTAGATCCCTTGGAGAGCATGAAAGAATTCTCACTGGAGATGAAcactacacatatatacagtatgggAAGACAtttgctttttcctctctccttcaaaAGCCTGGAAGAATTCACACTGGACCCAACCCTATCAAT GACCCTGTGTACATCTGCTTGTCTGGTTTCTCCTCCAATGAGTGCCTTTgtggacagagacagaaacattgTATCCAAAGTACCTACCAAGGGGTCAGAATGA